One genomic window of Candidatus Eremiobacteraceae bacterium includes the following:
- a CDS encoding DUF6496 domain-containing protein produces MPQKKKASSRKYGDKADQKVEKAMQEMNEGKLKSGKSDTKVTSRKQAIAIGLSEARKSGAKVPKKKKSSR; encoded by the coding sequence ATGCCTCAAAAGAAAAAAGCGTCAAGCCGCAAGTATGGCGACAAAGCCGATCAAAAGGTCGAGAAAGCCATGCAAGAGATGAATGAAGGGAAACTCAAATCCGGCAAGTCCGACACGAAGGTAACGAGCAGAAAACAGGCGATCGCCATCGGACTCTCCGAGGCTCGCAAGAGCGGCGCGAAGGTCCCCAAGAAGAAAAAGTCATCGCGATGA